From a single Tetrapisispora phaffii CBS 4417 chromosome 15, complete genome genomic region:
- the VPS55 gene encoding Vps55p (similar to Saccharomyces cerevisiae VPS55 (YJR044C); ancestral locus Anc_1.473) gives MFEIKVSPLTKIISLSGFLSMGFLLVILSCALFHNYYPLLDILFFLLAPLPNALSKSRYGSADFMSDSSSQNGNDFSHFLTGMFVTSGIVLPLVLQHCQLIAAESCVMSIMGGSIIYCSIITFSWFFQSSFDGEDDQLFT, from the coding sequence ATGTTCGAAATTAAAGTTTCACCATTAACTAAAATCATATCATTATCAGGGTTTCTGTCCATGGGATTTCTGTTAGTCATTTTAAGTTGTGCCTTATTCCATAATTACTATCCATTACTCGATATACTATTCTTTTTACTAGCACCATTGCCAAATGCACTCTCGAAGAGTAGGTACGGTTCAGCAGACTTCATGTCCGACTCATCCTCACAAAATGGTAATGATTTCTCCCACTTCCTAACTGGTATGTTTGTCACCTCAGGGATTGTTTTGCCTCTGGTCTTACAACATTGTCAATTAATAGCTGCGGAAAGTTGTGTAATGAGTATAATGGGGGGTTCCATCATCTACTGTTCtataataacattttcGTGGTTCTTTCAATCTAGTTTTGATGGTGAAGATGATCAATTATTCACTTGA
- the TPHA0O00390 gene encoding Hsp70 family protein (similar to Saccharomyces cerevisiae ECM10 (YEL030W) and SSC1 (YJR045C); ancestral locus Anc_1.474), with translation MLSARNILNKRSVGSSIKLAARFNSSSTKTKGPVIGIDLGTTNSAVAIMEGKIPKIIENAEGARTTPSVVAFTKDGERLVGIPAKRQAVVNPENTLFATKRLIGRRFEDQEVQRDIKQVPYKIIKHTNGDAWVEARGQSYSPAQIGGFVLNKMKETAEAYLSKTVTDAVVTVPAYFNDSQRQATKNAGQIVGLNVLRVVNEPTAAALAYGLEKSESKVVAVFDLGGGTFDISILDISNGVFEVKSTNGDTHLGGEDFDIILLREIVKKFKSESGIDLENDRMAIQRIREAAEKAKIELSSTVSTDINLPFITADASGPKHINLKFSRAQFETLTEPLIKRTVDPVKKALKDANLSTSDISDVILVGGMSRMPKVIETVKSLFGKEPSKAVNPDEAVAIGAAIQGAVLAGEVKDVLLLDVTPLSLGIETLGGVFTRLIPRNTTVPCKKSQIFSTAAAGQTSVEIRVFQGERELVRDNKLIGNFTLAGIPPAPKGVPQIEVSFDIDADGIINVSARDKASNKDASITVAGSSGLSDAEIEQMVNDAEKFKTQDEARKKSIETANKADQLANDTENSLKEFEGKIDKVEAQKVKDQITQLREFIARVQAGEEVNSEELKTKTDDLQTSSMKLFEQMYKNENNNNNNNNNSSDANPSGESKQ, from the coding sequence ATGCTATCTGctagaaatattttgaataaaagaTCCGTTGgttcttcaataaaattagcTGCCCGTTTCAACAGTTCCTCTACGAAGACTAAAGGTCCAGTTATCGGTATCGATTTGGGTACTACAAACTCCGCCGTCGCCATCATGGAAGGTAAAATCCCAAAGATTATCGAAAATGCTGAAGGTGCCAGAACTACTCCTTCTGTCGTTGCCTTCACCAAGGACGGCGAAAGATTGGTCGGTATTCCAGCCAAGAGACAAGCTGTTGTCAACCCGGAAAACACTTTGTTCGCCACTAAGAGATTGATTGGTAGAAGGTTCGAAGATCAAGAAGTCCAAAGAGACATCAAACAAGTCCCATACAAGATTATCAAGCACACTAACGGTGACGCCTGGGTCGAAGCCAGAGGCCAAAGCTACTCTCCAGCTCAAATTGGTGGTTTCGTTTTGAACAAGATGAAGGAAACTGCTGAGGCTTATCTAAGTAAGACCGTCACGGACGCCGTCGTTACCGTTCCAGCCTATTTCAACGATTCTCAAAGACAAGCCACTAAGAACGCCGGCCAGATTGTCGGTTTGAACGTCTTAAGAGTTGTGAATGAGCCAACTGCCGCCGCTTTGGCTTACGGTTTGGAGAAATCTGAATCTAAAGTTGTCGCCGTCTTCGATTTAGGTGGTGGTACTTTCGATATCTCCATTCTAGATATCTCAAATGGTGTCTTCGAAGTCAAGTCTACTAATGGTGACACCCATTTAGGTGGTGAAGATTTCGATATTATCCTATTAAGAGAAATCGTCAAGAAATTCAAGTCCGAAAGCGGTattgatttagaaaatgaCCGTATGGCCATTCAAAGAATCAGAGAAGCTGCTGAAAAGGCAAAGATTGAATTATCTTCAACTGTCTCTACAGACATTAACTTACCATTTATTACAGCCGACGCTTCCGGCCCAAAGCATATCAACTTGAAGTTCTCTAGAGCTCAATTCGAAACTTTAACCGAACCATTAATCAAGAGAACCGTGGACCCAGTCAAGAAGGCCTTGAAGGATGCTAACCTATCTACTTCTGATATCTCCGATGTTATCTTAGTCGGTGGTATGTCAAGAATGCCAAAGGTCATTGAAACTGTTAAATCTTTATTCGGCAAAGAACCATCAAAGGCTGTTAACCCAGATGAAGCCGTCGCCATTGGTGCCGCTATTCAAGGTGCTGTCTTAGCTGGTGAAGTTAAAGATGTCTTGTTATTGGATGTTACTCCATTGTCTTTAGGTATCGAAACTTTAGGTGGTGTCTTCACAAGATTGATTCCAAGAAACACTACTGTTCCATGTAAGAAGTCTCAAATCTTCTCTACTGCCGCCGCTGGTCAGACTTCTGTTGAAATTAGAGTCTTCCAAGGTGAAAGAGAATTAGTTAgagataataaattaatcgGTAATTTCACCTTAGCCGGTATCCCTCCAGCTCCAAAGGGTGTCCCACAAATCGAAGTTTCTTTCGACATTGATGCTGATGGTATCATTAACGTCTCTGCCAGAGACAAGGCCTCCAACAAGGATGCTTCCATCACCGTTGCAGGTTCCTCCGGTTTATCTGATGCTGAAATTGAACAAATGGTTAACGATGCCGAAAAGTTCAAGACTCAAGATGAAGCCAGAAAGAAGTCTATTGAAACCGCTAACAAAGCCGATCAATTAGCTAATGACACAGAAAACTCTTTGAAAGAATTTGAAGGTAAGATCGATAAGGTCGAAGCTCAAAAGGTTAAGGACCAAATTACTCAATTAAGAGAATTCATCGCTAGAGTTCAAGCTGGTGAAGAAGTTAACTCTGAAGAATTAAAGACCAAGACCGATGACTTACAAACATCATCTATGAAGTTATTTGAACAGATGTACaagaatgaaaataacaataataataataataacaattctTCTGATGCTAACCCATCTGGCGAATCCAAACAATAA
- the SPF1 gene encoding ion-transporting P-type ATPase SPF1 (similar to Saccharomyces cerevisiae SPF1 (YEL031W); ancestral locus Anc_1.476): MGTTSFVESPIVKDSKLLVPRTLTSKPYLLPFLPLYATFFQIYFTNYEKYIGGSEWTFVYLGAIISLNVLVILMPFWNVNIKARFDYVSSNNVAEATHIMIFTTANNGSDDIAPIQRVQEEGHLQTFFEFQKKRFLWDEKTNLFSSPKFIIDDSPKIGDFTNHKGLSGDLTNLRRLYGQNSFDIPIPTFIELFQEHAVAPLFIFQLFCIALWLLDDFWYYSLFNLFVVVSMEAAAVFQRLTTLKEFRTMGIKPFDINVYRDGKWETMKTNELLPNDLVSVTRTSEESALPCDLILVDGSCIVNEAMLSGESTPLLKESIKLRPKDDLLQVNDLDKNSVLHGGTKALQVTAPDGTTAVPLAPDNGALGIVTKTGFETSQGSLVRVMIFSSERVSVDNKEALFFILFLLNFAIVASWYVWVEGTKMGRIQSKLILDCILIITSVVPPELPMELTMAVNSSLAALSKFYVYCTEPFRIPLAGRVDVCCFDKTGTLTGEDLVFESLAGLSNNVDDVRHSFRADEAPEVTALVIGAAHALVKLDDGDLVGDPMEKATLKAFGWSVNTKVVTSHKKYGDVNILRRFQFSSALKRSSSVASHKGEYFAAVKGAPETIRERLTSVPANYDDIYKSFTRSGSRVLALATKRLSKMSTADIDSLSREDIEEQLDFSGFLIFHCPLKSDAIETIKMLNESSHRCIMITGDNPLTALHVAKEVAIVERDSLILDKADTNGDGSKLMFFNVDETIKMDFDVKTDKFDQAKIFDKYDIAVTGAALQALVETDHDQLRQLIRHTWVYARVSPKQKEYILNNLKDMGYQTLMCGDGTNDVGALKQAHVGVALLNGSEEGMKKLADERKANGMKTVYDKQVELFTRWGQPIPVVPEIIADYYPPGPKNPHYLKALEKKGKTITPELRKLVTEANNKPVEVPKPIDKKNIKPSGSDFSTLLMSAQANGDGDDEEVPTLKLGDASCAAPFTSKLSNVSAVTNIIRQGRCALVNTIQMYKILALNCLISAYSLSVIYLAGVKFGDGQATASGLLLSVCFLSISRGKPLEKLSKSRPQKGIFNIYIMGSILSQFAIHIVTLIYITKEIYILEPREPQIDLEKEFTPSLLNTGIFLIQLVQQVSTFAVNYQGEPFRENIKNNKGMYYGILGVAGLALAGATEMLPELNEALNFVPMTDIFKTKLTLTLLLDFFGSFACEYFFKYFFMDDKPADITVKSIQIV, translated from the coding sequence ATGGGTACTACTTCATTTGTCGAGAGTCCGATTGTGAAGGACTCCAAACTTTTGGTTCCAAGAACATTGACATCCAAACCTTATTTGTTACCGTTTTTACCACTATATGCTACattctttcaaatatattttacaaacTATGAGAAATATATCGGTGGTTCAGAGTGGACCTTTGTCTATCTAGGTGctattatttctttaaatgtGTTAGTAATTTTAATGCCATTTTGGAATGTGAACATCAAAGCAAGGTTTGACTATGTTTCAAGCAATAATGTTGCTGAAGCTACTCATATTATGATTTTCACTACCGCTAATAATGGTTCCGATGACATTGCTCCAATTCAAAGAGTTCAAGAAGAGGGACATTTAcaaacattttttgaattccAAAAGAAGAGATTCTTGTGGGATGAGAAAACTAACCTATTTTCATCTCCAAAGTTCATAATTGATGATTCTCCAAAGATTGGTGACTTTACTAATCATAAGGGTTTATCTGGTGACTTGACTAATTTGAGAAGATTATATGGTCAAAACTCGTTTGATATTCCAATTCCAacttttattgaattattccAAGAACACGCTGTTGCTCCACTCTTTATCTTTCAACTTTTCTGTATTGCTTTGTGGTTATTAGATGATTTCTGGTActattctttatttaactTATTCGTTGTGGTCTCAATGGAAGCTGCTGCTGTTTTCCAACGTTTGACTACTTTGAAGGAATTTAGAACTATGGGCATTAAACCCTTCGATATTAATGTTTACAGAGATGGTAAATGGGAAACTATGAAAACCAATGAATTGTTACCAAATGATTTAGTTTCAGTCACAAGAACTAGTGAAGAAAGTGCTTTACCATGTGACTTGATATTAGTCGACGGTAGTTGTATTGTTAATGAAGCTATGTTATCTGGTGAATCAACtccattattaaaagaatctATTAAGTTACGTCCAAAAGATGATTTGTTACAAGTTAATGACCTTGATAAAAATTCTGTTTTACACGGTGGTACTAAGGCTTTACAAGTCACTGCTCCAGACGGTACAACAGCTGTTCCATTAGCTCCAGATAATGGTGCTCTTGGTATTGTTACTAAGACTGGTTTCGAAACTTCCCAAGGTTCTTTAGTTCGTGTTATGATTTTCTCTTCTGAGCGTGTCTCTGTTGATAACAAGGAAGctttattctttattttattccTATTGAACTTCGCTATTGTCGCTTCTTGGTATGTTTGGGTTGAAGGTACTAAAATGGGTAGAATTCAATCcaaattaattttagatTGTATTTTGATTATCACTTCCGTTGTCCCACCTGAGTTACCAATGGAATTAACAATGGCTGTGAACAGTTCTTTAGCTGCTCTGTCTAAATTTTACGTGTATTGCACTGAACCATTTAGAATTCCATTAGCTGGTAGAGTTGATGTTTGTTGTTTTGATAAAACTGGTACTTTGACCGGTGAAGATTTAGTTTTCGAAAGTTTAGCTGGTCTCTCCAACAATGTTGACGATGTCAGACACTCATTTCGTGCTGATGAAGCCCCTGAAGTTACTGCTTTAGTCATTGGTGCTGCTCATGCATTAGTTAAATTGGATGATGGTGATTTGGTTGGTGACCCAATGGAAAAAGCTACTTTAAAGGCTTTTGGTTGGTCTGTTAATACTAAAGTTGTTACCTCGCATAAAAAATATGGAGATGTTAACATTCTACGTCGTTTCCAATTTTCTTCTGCATTAAAAAGATCCTCTTCTGTTGCATCCCATAAAGGCGAATATTTTGCTGCCGTTAAGGGTGCTCCAGAAACTATCCGTGAAAGATTAACTAGTGTTCCAGCCAATtatgatgatatttataagtCATTTACCCGTTCTGGTTCTCGTGTTTTAGCTTTAGCTACTAAACGTTTGTCTAAGATGAGTACTGCTGATATTGATTCATTATCTCGtgaagatattgaagaGCAGTTAGATTTCAGTGGTTTCTTGATTTTCCATTGTCCATTGAAAAGCGATGCTATTGAAACGATTAAAATGTTGAATGAATCCTCTCATCGTTGTATTATGATTACTGGTGATAACCCATTAACTGCTCTCCATGTTGCCAAAGAAGTTGCTATTGTTGAAAGAGATAGTTTAATATTAGATAAAGCTGACACAAATGGTGATGGATCTAAGCTAATGTTTTTCAATGTTGATGAAACGATCAAAATGGATTTTGATGTTAAAACTGATAAATTTGATCAAGCTAagatttttgataaatatgatATTGCTGTTACTGGCGCTGCTTTACAAGCTTTAGTGGAAACTGATCATGATCAATTAAGACAATTAATTCGTCATACTTGGGTCTATGCTCGTGTTTCTCCAAAGCAGAAAGAATacattttgaataatttgaaagaCATGGGTTACCAAACTTTAATGTGTGGTGATGGTACTAATGACGTCGGTGCATTGAAACAAGCTCATGTTGGTGTTGCTTTATTGAATGGTTCCGAAGAAGGTATGAAAAAGCTTGCTGATGAAAGAAAAGCCAATGGTATGAAGACTGTTTACGACAAACAAgttgaattatttacaagaTGGGGCCAACCAATTCCTGTTGTTCCTGAAATAATTGCTGATTATTATCCACCTGGTCCAAAAAATCCACATTATTTGAAAGCTTTGGAAAAGAAAGGTAAGACCATTACTCCTgaattaagaaaattaGTTACTGAGGCCAATAACAAACCTGTTGAAGTTCCAAAACCAATTGATAAGAAAAACATCAAGCCTTCCGGCAGCGATTTCAGTACTTTATTAATGAGTGCCCAAGCTAATGGTGACGGTGATGATGAAGAGGTTCCAACTTTGAAATTAGGTGATGCTTCATGTGCTGCTCCGTTCACCTCCAAATTGTCCAATGTTTCTGCTGTTACCAATATTATTAGACAAGGACGTTGTGCTTTAGTTAATACTATCCAAATGTACAAGATTCTGGCTTTAAACTGTTTGATTAGTGCGTATTCATTAAGTGTTATTTATTTAGCAGGTGTTAAATTTGGCGATGGTCAAGCTACTGCTTCTGGTTTGTTGTTGTCTGTTTGTTTCTTAAGTATTTCACGTGGTAAACCACTGGAAAAATTGTCAAAGAGTAGACCACAAAAGGGTATTTTCAACATTTACATCATGGGTTCAATCTTATCTCAATTTGCTATTCACATTGTCACTTTGATTTACATTACAAAAGAAATCTATATTTTAGAACCAAGAGAACCACAAATCGATCTAGAGAAAGAATTTACTCCATCTCTATTGAACACTGGTATTTTCTTGATTCAATTAGTCCAACAAGTCTCCACATTCGCAGTCAACTATCAAGGCGAACCATTCAGagaaaacattaaaaacaataaaggGATGTATTACGGTATCCTTGGTGTTGCAGGTCTTGCCCTTGCAGGAGCAACCGAAATGCTTCCAGAATTAAACGAGGCATTGAATTTCGTACCAATGACCGACATTTTCAAAACTAAATTGACCTTAACGCTATTATTGGATTTCTTTGGCAGTTTTGCTtgtgaatattttttcaaatatttcttcatgGATGATAAACCAGCCGATATCACCGTCAAATCAATCCAAATCGTGTAA
- the MCM3 gene encoding MCM DNA helicase complex subunit MCM3 (similar to Saccharomyces cerevisiae MCM3 (YEL032W); ancestral locus Anc_1.477) yields MDVDTDATTFTPDAAFSDRVRRFQEFLDSFSIYKDHIRSIQSHNANVLNSLDGKDYSDVDLDLDSGDIDKTGVKEGSRVSEPLPLRITISLDELREFDRSFWSGMLIDPSNFILPAEKAITDLASSIDDLPNLQSNSASLSSKKSWKLSFRGAFGAHALSPRSLNSLFLNKLVSIEGIVTKTSLVRPKLIRSVHFAENTGRFHYRDYTDATTTLTTRVPTPAIYPTEDSEGNKLTTEYGYSTFLDHQRITVQEMPEMAPAGQLPRSIDIILDDDLVDTTKPGDRVNIIGVFKSLGAGGMDQDSSALTAFKTLIIGNTVYPLHARSTGVAARQALTDVDIRNINKVSKRSDIFDLLSQSLAPSIYGHDHIKRAVLLMLMGGMEKNLDNGSHLRGDINILMVGDPSTAKSQMLRFVLNTASLAIATTGRGSSGVGLTAAVTTDRETGERRLEAGAMVLADRGIVCIDEFDKMSDADRVAIHEVMEQQTVTIAKAGIHTTLNARCSVIAAANPVFGQYDINRDPHQNIALPDSLLSRFDLLFVVTDDINEIRDRSISEHVLRTHRYLPPGYLEGEPIRERINLSLAVGVDDEDENDAQNEANANDDDENQIFEKYNPLLQAGAKLAKNKGNHNGTEIPKIVTIPFLRKYVQYAKERIQPQLTKEATDVIVKNYADLRNDENSKKSPITARTLETLIRLATAHAKVRLSRVVNKRDALLAVNLLRFALLGEDVGNDIFYEDSDAEESLMNRSPKKSPRKKTRGSARSSPVKSTPRKGTVSSPVSNSARRNLGIVDSDYEQDEPINIEDEEQLEDRIRRGLRVSPRRREQLSQQSAENAGPLSDTPRLSNMSNSTHTTSFDIENVSNSKISTARLSLLSGITARLMQSGIFEDESYPLEGLFGLINEELPDEEKFTEEEYMAGLMIMAERNNLMLADNKVWRV; encoded by the coding sequence atgGACGTTGATACAGATGCTACTACATTTACTCCAGATGCTGCGTTCTCGGATAGAGTCAGACGGTTCCAGGAATTTTTAGATAGTTTTTCTATCTACAAGGATCATATCAGATCTATACAGTCCCATAATGCTAACGTGTTGAATTCTTTGGATGGGAAAGACTATTCCGATGTCGATTTAGATCTCGATTCAGGAGATATCGACAAAACTGGTGTCAAAGAAGGTTCACGAGTGAGTGAACCATTACCTTTGAGAATCACTATCTCGTTGGATGAGTTAAGAGAATTCGATAGAAGTTTCTGGTCAGGTATGCTGATTGATCCTTCAAACTTCATTTTACCGGCTGAAAAGGCCATCACAGATTTGGCTTCCTCTATTGATGATCTACCTAATTTACAGAGCAATTCCGCTAGCTTGTCATCTAAGAAATCCTGGAAATTGTCATTCAGAGGTGCCTTTGGTGCTCATGCTTTATCTCCACGTTCTTTAAATTCactttttttgaataaattggTTTCTATTGAAGGAATTGTCACCAAGACATCGCTAGTGAGACCAAAATTAATTAGATCTGTTCATTTCGCAGAAAATACAGGTAGGTTCCATTACAGAGATTATACGGATGCTACCACTACGTTAACTACAAGAGTACCCACTCCAGCAATCTATCCGACTGAAGATTCAGAAGGTAACAAATTGACTACAGAATATGGTTATTCCACTTTCTTAGATCACCAACGTATTACAGTGCAGGAAATGCCAGAAATGGCTCCAGCTGGTCAATTACCAAGATCAATAGATATCATATTAGATGATGATTTGGTAGACACTACAAAACCAGGTGATAGAGTTAATATCATCGGTGTGTTTAAATCACTTGGTGCAGGTGGTATGGATCAAGATTCTTCTGCTTTGACTGCGTTCAAAACTTTAATCATTGGTAACACTGTGTACCCACTACATGCCAGATCCACTGGTGTCGCAGCAAGACAAGCGTTGACTGATGTTGACATtagaaatatcaataaagtATCAAAGAGAAGTGATATTTTCGACTTATTATCTCAATCTTTAGCTCCTTCTATTTATGGTCACGATCATATCAAACGTGCAGTTTTATTGATGTTAATGGGTGGTATGGAAAAGAATTTAGATAATGGATCTCATTTAAGAGGtgatattaatattctAATGGTTGGTGATCCATCTACTGCAAAATCTCAAATGTTAAGATTCGTCTTGAACACAGCTTCTTTAGCAATTGCGACTACTGGTAGGGGTTCCTCTGGTGTAGGTTTAACTGCTGCAGTCACTACTGACAGAGAAACAGGTGAAAGAAGATTGGAAGCAGGTGCAATGGTTTTAGCTGATCGTGGTATAGTCTGTATCGATGAATTTGACAAGATGAGTGATGCCGATAGAGTGGCAATTCATGAAGTCATGGAACAACAAACCGTTACTATTGCTAAAGCTGGTATCCATACTACCTTGAATGCTCGTTGTAGTGTTATTGCTGCTGCTAATCCTGTTTTTGGTCAATATGATATCAACAGAGATCCGCATCAAAATATTGCTTTACcagattcattattatccCGTTTcgatttattatttgtgGTTACTGATGATATTAACGAAATTAGAGATAGATCTATTAGTGAACATGTTTTGAGAACTCATAGATACCTACCTCCAGGTTATTTGGAAGGTGAACCAATTCGtgaaagaattaatttatcGTTAGCTGTTGGTGTAGACGATGAAGACGAAAATGACGCTCAGAATGAAGCCAATGCTAACGACGATGACgaaaatcaaatttttgaaaaatataatccATTATTACAAGCAGGTGCTAAATTAGCTAAAAATAAAGGTAATCATAATGGTACAGAGATTCCAAAAATTGTCACCATTCCTTTCTTAAGAAAATATGTTCAATATGCAAAGGAACGTATTCAACCACAACTTACTAAAGAAGCAACAGATGTCATTGTTAAGAATTACGCAGATTTAAgaaatgatgaaaattcTAAAAAATCACCAATCACTGCAAGAACTTTAGAAACTTTGATTAGATTGGCAACAGCGCATGCAAAAGTTAGATTATCTAGAGTTGTAAATAAACGTGATGCCTTACTTGCAGTAAATTTACTAAGATTTGCTTTATTAGGTGAAGATGTTGGTAACGACATTTTCTATGAAGATAGTGATGCAGAAGAATCATTAATGAATAGATCTCCAAAGAAGTCGCCAAGAAAGAAGACCAGAGGAAGTGCTCGTTCATCCCCAGTTAAAAGTACACCAAGAAAGGGAACAGTATCGTCCCCTGTCAGCAATTCAGCGCGCAGAAACTTAGGCATTGTCGATAGTGATTATGAACAAGACGAACCaattaatattgaagaCGAAGAGCAATTGGAAGATAGAATAAGAAGAGGTCTGAGGGTTTCACCAAGACGTAGAGAACAATTAAGTCAACAATCTGCAGAAAATGCTGGGCCATTGAGCGATACCCCAAGGCTATCTAATATGTCTAATTCCACTCACACAACTTCTTTCGATATAGAGAATGTTAGCAACTCTAAAATTTCAACTGCTAGATTGTCATTATTGTCCGGTATTACAGCTCGTCTGATGCAATCTGGTATCTTTGAAGATGAATCTTATCCTCTAGAGGGTTTATTCGGCCTAATTAATGAAGAATTACCTGATGAAGAGAAATTCactgaagaagaatatatGGCAGgtttaatgataatggcagaaagaaataatttaatgCTTGCAGATAATAAAGTTTGGAGAGTATAA
- the TPHA0O00420 gene encoding uncharacterized protein (similar to Saccharomyces cerevisiae HYP2 (YEL034W) and ANB1 (YJR047C); ancestral locus Anc_1.478), with amino-acid sequence MSEEEQHTFETADAGSSLTYPMQCSALRKGGFVVIKGRPCKIVDMSTSKTGKHGHAKVHLVAIDVFTGKKMEDLSPSTHNMECPFVKRTEYQLLDIDDGFLSLMSNDGETKDDVKAPEGELGDKLQEAFDEGKDLNVVIISAMEEEAAISFKEANGSA; translated from the coding sequence ATGtctgaagaagaacaacACACTTTCGAAACCGCTGATGCCGGCTCCTCTTTAACTTACCCAATGCAATGTTCCGCTTTGAGAAAGGGTGGTTTCGTTGTCATCAAGGGCAGACCATGTAAAATTGTTGACATGTCTACCTCCAAGACCGGTAAGCATGGTCACGCTAAAGTCCATTTAGTCGCTATTGATGTCTTCACTGGTAAGAAGATGGAAGATTTATCTCCATCCACTCACAACATGGAATGTCCATTCGTTAAGAGAACTGAGTACCAATTGTTGGACATTGACGATGGTTTCTTATCTTTGATGAGCAATGATGGTGAAACTAAGGACGACGTTAAAGCTCCAGAAGGTGAGTTAGGTGataaattacaagaagCTTTCGATGAAGGTAAAGATTTGAATGTTGTTATCATCTCCGCCATGGAAGAAGAAGCTGCTATCTCTTTCAAAGAAGCCAATGGCTCCGCTTAA